The Arachis hypogaea cultivar Tifrunner chromosome 19, arahy.Tifrunner.gnm2.J5K5, whole genome shotgun sequence genome has a window encoding:
- the LOC112775039 gene encoding PRA1 family protein F3-like, whose amino-acid sequence MATYGTIPTTSSSPPSTPNLVYISRVKNKVRAGLGTRQPWKTMLDPRSFGIPITLSQAMSRVRINVPYFRVNYAMVALLILFLSLLWHPISLIVFLLLMALWLFLYFLRDQPLLLYGHVIDDRIIVVVMTIFTVAVLLLTDATVNILVAVAVGVVVMVAHAVFRKTEDLFLDEVTGLVHNGGAAA is encoded by the coding sequence ATGGCAACCTATGGCACAATCCCAACAACTTCGTCATCACCACCTTCAACCCCAAACCTCGTTTACATCTCGCGTGTCAAGAACAAGGTCAGGGCAGGCCTAGGGACTCGTCAGCCATGGAAGACCATGTTGGATCCACGATCCTTTGGAATCCCCATCACTCTATCTCAAGCAATGTCTCGTGTTCGAATCAACGTCCCTTACTTTCGCGTGAACTATGCCATGGTGGCACTTCTAATCTTATTCCTTAGTCTTTTGTGGCACCCAATTTCATTAATTGTTTTCCTTCTCTTAATGGCTCTGTGGctcttcctctattttcttcGTGACCAACCACTTTTACTTTATGGTCACGTAATTGACGACCGCATTATAGTGGTCGTCATGACTATATTCACCGTGGCAGTACTGTTGTTAACGGATGCCACGGTGAATATATTGGTGGCCGTTGCCGTGGGAGTGGTGGTTATGGTGGCCCACGCTGTGTTTCGAAAGACTGAGGATCTGTTCTTGGATGAGGTTACTGGGCTAGTTCACAATGGTGGTGCTGCAGCTTAG